Proteins co-encoded in one Rhodopirellula bahusiensis genomic window:
- a CDS encoding PSD1 and planctomycete cytochrome C domain-containing protein — translation MGGCTMKDHTFFSHSAIPAIFLVVVACTANVSSAEKVDYENDIAPIFEDRCVYCHGEDEQESGLRLDSRPHMMRGGDSGLPALVPGHPEKSYVMNVIQHLDEEMAMPPDDDQLPKEEIEMISRWITEGAEWPGQMDAVLEFESDHWAFQPIVRPDVPALADTGEQSKPGTLLPVDAFLRSRLAEHGLEYSDPADPRSLIRRLAIVLTGLPPTPEETETFVREFAANGDAAYERAVDRLFQSPHFGERWAQHWLDVIRWSETNGSEANLYRKNAWVYRDYVVRSFNEDKPYDQFVQEQIAGDSMGAGEATGYLVAGPHVPAATVGREPTAIRQARADRLDEIMQTVGASVMGVTVGCARCHNHKFDPVSIQDYYSMTAVFQDIEFGSRHPEFSEDHPLRKRGKELWQQIQTQRDKLRDAGGWEENWGAYRELHFPAVTTTAVRIRFKTPNLGLDELEVLGPHGLNRNLADAREGTEVTGFPEEGTDGRNPIGRINDGEYGTMAWRTKLDAKKEERPWVEFQFQGPQTVNRLRLSNNREYFYDTDYLNKKPYLPKYQFDMDIMQEDGTWQPWTGTWAVNSKLLKNNPERKQTIANIQGLIDQLSEEGPQPSFVGRFVEPVVTHVLLRGSPESPHDEVMPAAPEIFDGDLGLDSSASGPERRREFARWLTSSENPLTARVMVNRVWHHVFGSGIVPTTSDFGRAGAPPTHPELLEWLADEFVSPADADNPAWSVKSLLRMLVMSDAFRQSSLPNEEGLKRDAGSALLWRFPPRRVEAEVIRDSILMASGSLDLRIGGRSYRIHNEKATYAQWEVINNHGKETWRRMLYQERMRRVDDQIFTAFDFPDCGQVRAKRPVSTTPLQALNLMNSDFVLEQSDLIAERALRESNDELELAVDRCFELLLDRSSSEAERTACMNIARDGELALVCRALINSNELAFLP, via the coding sequence ATGGGAGGCTGCACGATGAAAGATCACACATTTTTCAGTCACTCTGCGATCCCGGCAATCTTCCTGGTCGTGGTGGCTTGCACTGCCAACGTTAGTTCCGCAGAGAAGGTCGACTACGAGAACGACATCGCTCCGATTTTCGAAGATCGATGCGTCTATTGCCACGGCGAAGACGAGCAAGAATCCGGCCTGCGTCTCGATTCACGACCTCATATGATGCGAGGCGGCGACTCGGGTTTGCCAGCTTTGGTGCCCGGTCATCCAGAGAAGAGTTATGTCATGAACGTCATCCAGCATCTCGATGAAGAGATGGCGATGCCGCCGGACGACGACCAATTGCCCAAAGAAGAGATTGAAATGATCTCGCGTTGGATCACAGAAGGCGCGGAATGGCCCGGACAGATGGATGCGGTCCTAGAATTCGAATCAGACCATTGGGCATTCCAACCTATCGTGCGTCCTGATGTTCCTGCACTTGCAGATACCGGTGAGCAATCCAAACCAGGCACTTTGCTACCAGTCGACGCGTTCTTGCGATCGCGTCTCGCGGAACATGGTCTTGAGTATTCAGATCCGGCGGATCCACGTTCGTTGATCCGGCGACTCGCGATTGTCTTGACTGGATTGCCACCAACTCCTGAAGAGACCGAAACCTTCGTTCGCGAATTTGCGGCGAACGGTGATGCTGCTTACGAACGAGCGGTGGATCGGTTGTTTCAATCACCTCACTTCGGCGAACGCTGGGCTCAGCACTGGCTTGACGTCATTCGTTGGTCGGAGACCAATGGTTCCGAAGCCAACCTGTATCGAAAGAACGCATGGGTCTATCGCGATTATGTGGTGCGGTCTTTCAATGAAGACAAGCCCTACGATCAATTCGTCCAAGAACAGATCGCGGGCGATTCAATGGGTGCCGGAGAAGCGACCGGATACTTGGTCGCTGGACCGCACGTTCCCGCGGCAACCGTCGGACGTGAACCCACCGCGATTCGCCAGGCTCGCGCGGACCGCTTGGACGAAATCATGCAAACCGTCGGTGCATCGGTCATGGGCGTCACCGTGGGATGCGCTCGCTGCCACAACCACAAGTTCGATCCGGTTTCCATCCAAGACTATTACTCGATGACAGCGGTCTTCCAAGACATTGAGTTTGGAAGTCGCCATCCTGAGTTCTCCGAAGATCACCCGTTACGCAAACGTGGCAAAGAGCTGTGGCAGCAGATCCAAACCCAAAGAGACAAACTTCGCGACGCCGGTGGCTGGGAAGAAAACTGGGGTGCCTACCGTGAGCTTCACTTCCCCGCTGTGACAACGACAGCCGTTCGAATTCGGTTCAAGACACCCAACCTGGGCTTGGATGAACTGGAAGTTCTCGGGCCCCACGGTTTGAACCGAAACCTCGCCGATGCCCGTGAAGGAACGGAAGTCACAGGATTCCCAGAAGAGGGAACGGACGGACGCAATCCGATCGGGCGAATCAACGACGGCGAGTACGGAACGATGGCTTGGCGGACAAAACTCGATGCGAAGAAAGAAGAACGCCCTTGGGTCGAGTTCCAATTCCAAGGACCTCAAACCGTCAACCGACTTCGTTTGAGCAACAACCGCGAGTATTTCTACGACACGGACTATCTGAACAAGAAACCGTATCTACCCAAGTATCAATTCGACATGGACATCATGCAGGAGGATGGAACTTGGCAACCATGGACTGGCACTTGGGCGGTCAACTCCAAATTGTTGAAGAACAATCCTGAACGAAAACAAACGATTGCAAATATCCAAGGATTGATCGATCAACTGTCCGAAGAAGGTCCCCAACCAAGTTTCGTGGGACGCTTCGTGGAACCGGTTGTGACACATGTCTTACTGCGTGGCAGTCCAGAGAGTCCTCACGATGAAGTGATGCCTGCCGCACCGGAAATCTTCGACGGCGACCTTGGTCTCGATTCCTCCGCATCTGGCCCTGAGCGCCGTCGCGAATTCGCGAGATGGCTGACCTCATCTGAAAATCCTCTGACGGCACGCGTCATGGTCAACCGAGTGTGGCACCATGTTTTCGGTTCCGGAATCGTTCCAACGACCAGCGATTTTGGTCGAGCGGGTGCTCCACCAACGCATCCCGAATTGCTGGAATGGCTGGCCGACGAGTTTGTCTCGCCGGCTGATGCTGACAATCCGGCATGGTCCGTGAAGTCGTTGCTGCGAATGCTGGTGATGTCCGATGCGTTCCGTCAATCCAGCCTCCCGAACGAGGAGGGACTGAAACGAGACGCGGGCTCCGCGTTGCTTTGGCGATTCCCACCTCGCCGCGTGGAGGCCGAAGTCATTCGCGACTCCATCTTGATGGCTTCCGGCTCGCTTGACTTGCGAATTGGCGGTCGTAGCTATCGCATCCACAATGAAAAAGCGACCTACGCCCAATGGGAAGTCATCAACAACCACGGAAAAGAGACCTGGCGGCGAATGCTCTACCAAGAACGAATGCGCCGCGTGGACGATCAAATCTTCACCGCTTTTGACTTTCCTGACTGCGGTCAGGTTCGTGCGAAGCGACCGGTTTCGACCACGCCGCTGCAAGCATTGAACTTGATGAACAGCGACTTCGTTCTGGAACAATCCGACCTGATTGCGGAACGAGCCCTACGCGAATCGAACGACGAACTCGAACTCGCCGTTGACCGCTGCTTCGAACTGTTGCTCGATCGCTCATCATCGGAAGCCGAACGAACCGCTTGCATGAACATCGCTCGCGATGGCGAGTTGGCATTGGTTTGCCGAGCGTTG